In Notamacropus eugenii isolate mMacEug1 chromosome 1, mMacEug1.pri_v2, whole genome shotgun sequence, one genomic interval encodes:
- the MANF gene encoding mesencephalic astrocyte-derived neurotrophic factor: MGCRGGAEAGAWRRPGGRERISPSGGGGRMWASHGLAVALALTVLPGGSRALRPGDCEVCISFLGKFYQDLKDRDVTFSPSNIEKELMKFCNDAKGKENRLCYYIGATSDAATKIINEVSKPLSHHIPVEKICEKLKKKDSQVCELKYDKQIDLSTADLKKLRVKELKKILDDWGEVCKGCAEKSDYIRKINELMPKYAPKAASSRTDL; this comes from the exons ATGGGATGTCGCGGCGGTGCAGAAGCCGGCGCTTGGAGAAGACCCGGCGGCCGGGAGCGTATCAGTCCGAGCGGCGGCGGCGGGAGGATGTGGGCCTCTCACGGGCTGGCGGTGGCGCTGGCCCTGACGGTGCTCCCGGGAGGCAGCCGGGCCCTGCGGCCGGGGGACTGCGAAG tatgCATTTCTTTTCTGGGAAAATTTTACCAAGACCTTAAAGACAGAGATGTCACATTTTCCCCAAGCAACATTGAAAAGGAACTTATGAAGTTTTGCAATgatgcaaaaggaaaagaaaaccgtTTG TGTTATTACATTGGAGCCACCAGTGATGCAGCCACCAAGATCATCAATGAAGTGTCCAAGCCTCTTAGCCATCACATTCCGGTTGAGAAGATCTGTGAGAAACTAAAGAAGAAAGACAGTCAAGTCTGTGAGCTCAAATATG ATAAACAGATTGATCTGAGCACAGCGGATCTGAAGAAACTCAGAGTTAAGGAGTTGAAGAAGATCCTGGATGACTGGGGTGAAGTGTGTAAAGGCTGTGCTGAAAAATCAGACTACATTCGCAAAATTAATGAACTGATGCCCAAATATGCCCCCAAGGCAGCTAGTTCACGGACTGATCTTTAG